Proteins from a single region of Pseudomonadota bacterium:
- a CDS encoding disulfide bond formation protein B, translating into MSGWMNAVGRLAQRWQSWALVIAICVALEAGAVYYQEALMYFPCELCVYTRVWIAAIALLALLGLLVRKRRWPTRAVLIGEIALCLGLAGVVWKLLALDYGFAEAGACNLYAQFPSWAPLDEWLPVLFRVQATCAETPEVLFGLSMGDGLAAITMAFLAAFGAGLIGSFGGGRANTAT; encoded by the coding sequence ATGTCAGGGTGGATGAACGCCGTCGGGCGCCTGGCCCAGCGCTGGCAGAGCTGGGCGCTGGTGATCGCAATTTGCGTGGCCCTGGAAGCAGGCGCCGTCTACTACCAGGAAGCGCTCATGTACTTCCCGTGCGAGCTGTGCGTTTACACGCGGGTCTGGATCGCCGCCATCGCCCTGCTCGCCCTGCTCGGCCTGCTAGTGCGCAAGCGACGCTGGCCCACGCGCGCCGTACTGATCGGCGAGATCGCCTTGTGCCTTGGTCTCGCGGGTGTGGTGTGGAAGTTGCTCGCCCTAGACTACGGCTTCGCCGAGGCCGGCGCCTGCAACCTCTACGCGCAGTTTCCGAGCTGGGCGCCTCTCGATGAGTGGCTACCCGTGCTGTTTCGCGTGCAGGCCACCTGCGCAGAGACGCCCGAGGTACTCTTCGGCCTGTCGATGGGGGATGGCCTCGCCGCGATCACCATGGCCTTTTTGGCCGCCTTCGGCGCAGGCCTG
- a CDS encoding alpha-glucosidase: MTERQREPWWRGAVIYQVYPRSFRDANGDGVGDLRGCIDGLDYIASLGVDGIWLSPFFTSPMRDFGYDVADYRGVDPVFGTLDDFDELVAKSHRCGLKVIIDQVYSHTSDVHAWFTQSRCSRDNLRADWYVWADPKEDGTPPTNWQSVFGGSAWTWDSRRGQYFLHNFLSSQPDLNLHNPEVQDAVLEVARFWLGRGVDGFRLDALNFSMHDPELRDNPPVDATRRALARRPHDFQQHLRNQSHPDIVQFLERIRGVLEDYDGAFSVAEVGGPEPLGEMKAFTAEGRRLHSAYGFDFLYADAISPVLVRETAAAWPGLPGEGWPSWAFSNHDAPRAISRWCPLDPAVDAGRYAQLMLLLLCSMRGNVFLYQGEELGLPTANVPFEYLQDPEAIANWPATLGRDSARTPMPWRAEAPNAGFTDGAPWLPVDPRHVALAIDQQDQPGANSTLNFTRRLLQLRCDSAPLRWGETHFIDTVADDSLLAFIREYQGERVLCLFNLDPSAAYELPVAPEGWACVLGHGAMGGDAEEMTFNDALPAFLPPVSGLIAKRMG, from the coding sequence ATGACTGAGAGGCAGCGCGAGCCGTGGTGGCGTGGCGCCGTCATCTACCAGGTGTACCCCCGCAGCTTTCGCGACGCCAACGGCGATGGTGTCGGTGATCTTCGCGGGTGTATCGACGGCCTCGATTACATCGCCTCGCTTGGCGTGGATGGCATCTGGCTATCACCATTCTTCACCTCACCGATGCGCGACTTCGGTTACGACGTGGCGGACTATCGCGGGGTAGATCCTGTATTCGGAACCCTGGACGACTTCGATGAGCTCGTGGCGAAGTCTCACCGGTGCGGACTGAAGGTCATCATCGACCAGGTGTACTCTCACACCTCCGACGTGCACGCCTGGTTCACGCAGAGCCGGTGCAGCCGCGACAATCTCCGCGCCGATTGGTACGTCTGGGCGGATCCGAAGGAGGATGGCACACCGCCGACTAACTGGCAGTCCGTGTTCGGCGGCAGCGCGTGGACGTGGGACAGCCGCCGCGGTCAGTACTTCCTGCACAACTTCCTCTCCAGTCAGCCAGACCTCAACTTGCACAACCCCGAGGTGCAGGATGCGGTGCTGGAGGTGGCGCGCTTCTGGCTTGGGCGAGGTGTCGACGGCTTCCGCCTCGATGCTCTCAACTTCTCTATGCACGATCCGGAGCTGCGCGACAATCCGCCGGTGGATGCCACGCGTCGGGCGCTCGCCCGCCGTCCCCACGACTTCCAGCAACATCTACGCAACCAGTCGCACCCGGACATCGTGCAATTTCTGGAGCGCATTCGCGGGGTGCTCGAAGACTACGATGGGGCCTTCAGCGTCGCCGAGGTAGGCGGACCTGAGCCCTTGGGCGAGATGAAGGCGTTCACCGCCGAGGGTCGGCGCCTGCACTCGGCCTACGGCTTTGACTTCCTCTACGCCGATGCGATTTCCCCTGTGCTCGTGCGCGAGACGGCGGCGGCGTGGCCCGGCTTGCCGGGCGAGGGCTGGCCGTCGTGGGCCTTCTCCAACCACGATGCGCCTCGGGCGATCAGCCGCTGGTGTCCCCTGGATCCCGCTGTCGACGCCGGTCGCTACGCGCAGCTGATGCTCCTTCTGCTGTGCTCTATGCGCGGCAACGTCTTCCTGTACCAAGGCGAGGAGCTTGGATTGCCGACGGCGAATGTACCCTTCGAGTACCTGCAGGACCCTGAGGCCATCGCCAACTGGCCGGCTACGCTCGGTCGGGACAGCGCGCGCACGCCCATGCCCTGGCGGGCGGAGGCGCCCAATGCGGGGTTCACTGACGGCGCGCCGTGGTTGCCGGTCGATCCGCGCCACGTGGCCTTGGCGATCGATCAGCAGGATCAGCCGGGTGCGAACAGCACCCTTAACTTCACCCGTCGCCTACTGCAGCTGCGATGCGACTCGGCCCCTTTGCGCTGGGGGGAGACGCACTTCATCGACACGGTGGCGGACGACTCGCTGCTGGCGTTCATCCGTGAGTACCAGGGCGAACGGGTGCTGTGCCTGTTCAACCTTGACCCGAGCGCGGCCTACGAGTTGCCGGTCGCGCCTGAGGGTTGGGCGTGTGTGCTGGGCCATGGCGCTATGGGTGGCGACGCCGAAGAAATGACCTTCAACGATGCGCTACCGGCGTTTCTTCCGCCGGTGAGCGGCCTCATCGCCAAGCGCATGGGCTGA
- a CDS encoding LacI family DNA-binding transcriptional regulator has product MSGKASDKKSTSPNKGGSNPSTPSGTVTRLEDLAQLAGVSIATVSRALNDSPAVNENTKRRIWTLARNHNYHFRPHMPAVPSGAVATIAVVIPPPQGREVGLYDPFYLELIGGIGEAARESGCDLLLSQASPRNYDELAALMASNRADGIIFLGQSSMHEHLNRLATHEHRFVVWGAELAGQRYGSVGSDNLRGGRRAAAHLLRLGRRRLAFCGDVEAPEISQRYRGYRQALEEADLPLDPALVSPTHFEIESAQSAVDRMLAREVDFDAIVAASDQIAVGAARAIQRAGLRVPDDVSVVGYDDLYLARFASPALTTVRQDTRKAGRLLVSKLRDAPDAVTVRSERLPTDLIVRESCGA; this is encoded by the coding sequence ATGAGCGGCAAGGCCTCCGACAAGAAATCGACCAGCCCCAACAAGGGCGGCAGCAATCCCTCGACACCTTCCGGCACTGTGACGCGACTGGAAGACCTCGCGCAGCTCGCCGGAGTCTCCATCGCCACCGTGTCGCGCGCACTAAATGACAGCCCCGCAGTTAACGAGAACACTAAGCGGCGAATTTGGACCCTCGCACGCAATCACAACTACCACTTCCGCCCGCACATGCCGGCGGTGCCGAGCGGCGCCGTGGCCACCATCGCCGTGGTCATCCCCCCGCCGCAGGGCCGAGAAGTGGGTTTGTACGATCCCTTCTACCTAGAGCTTATCGGCGGCATTGGCGAGGCGGCGCGCGAATCGGGCTGCGACCTACTGCTCTCACAAGCCTCGCCACGCAACTACGATGAACTCGCCGCCCTGATGGCGAGCAACCGCGCGGATGGCATCATCTTCCTGGGCCAAAGCTCGATGCACGAGCATCTGAATCGCCTCGCCACCCACGAACACCGCTTCGTGGTCTGGGGCGCCGAGCTGGCCGGTCAGCGCTACGGCTCCGTCGGTAGCGACAACCTGCGCGGCGGCCGACGCGCAGCCGCGCACCTGCTGCGCCTCGGCCGCAGGCGCCTGGCCTTCTGCGGCGATGTGGAAGCCCCCGAGATCTCCCAGCGCTACCGGGGCTACCGGCAAGCCCTGGAGGAGGCAGACCTGCCCCTCGATCCAGCCTTGGTCTCGCCGACTCACTTCGAGATCGAATCGGCGCAAAGCGCCGTCGATCGCATGTTGGCGCGTGAGGTCGACTTCGACGCGATCGTCGCGGCTAGCGACCAGATCGCCGTGGGCGCGGCGCGGGCCATCCAGCGCGCGGGCCTGCGCGTGCCCGATGACGTCTCCGTGGTGGGCTACGACGATCTCTATCTAGCGCGCTTCGCCAGCCCCGCCCTCACCACCGTGCGCCAGGACACGCGCAAGGCCGGGCGCCTGCTCGTGTCCAAGCTGCGCGATGCCCCGGACGCCGTCACCGTGCGCTCAGAGCGCCTGCCGACGGACTTGATCGTGCGCGAGAGCTGCGGCGCCTGA
- a CDS encoding alpha-amylase family glycosyl hydrolase, whose amino-acid sequence MKLAVWHRVAGPRLPRRWLGSAPLFSGLLLLSWNVNVAADGHLGAHGVRPLAERLPQDEVIYFLLPDRFDDADPRNNRGGLTGDALRHGYDPAHKGFYHGGDLAGVTRRLDYLAGLGVTAIWLAPVYRNRPVQGAPGEESAGYHGYWITDFTDVDPHFGTREALRELVDAAHAREMKVYADIITNHTADVIAYRECHDPEYRGADRVATGRCAYRSLADYPYTTRGAADGAPINDGFMADGPAWATDEHWARLNRPDYAYTPYVPPQQRGVKRPEWLNDVRYYHNRGETTFEGENSRYGDFAGLDDLMTEHPRVVRGFIEIYQQWITELRLDGFRIDTARHVGDAFWRAFNPAMRAHAATLGIDDFYIFGEVYDPDPATLARFTRSGGFPTVLDFAFQRAVRDVLVDGQPTHRLSRLFAADALYRNGAETAAQLPTFLGNHDMGRFAGFLRQQLPKAGEGELLGRLVAANALLFFARGVPVIYYGDEQGFVSDGNDQDAREDMFPSRVDIYNDNELLGTERTTADDNFDSQHPLYRALSHMARLYHGHPTLRRGQQVLRLTELDGGVVALSRHHGDEEYLVAINTRNESREVSVAVAPESREWRAVHGECPQAVQATASLPLRLAPFAYTICASTVAASSRR is encoded by the coding sequence ATGAAGTTGGCCGTATGGCACAGGGTTGCAGGGCCGAGATTACCCAGGCGCTGGCTTGGCTCGGCGCCGCTCTTCTCGGGCTTGCTGCTCTTGTCCTGGAATGTGAACGTCGCAGCAGACGGTCACCTCGGAGCGCACGGCGTGCGTCCCCTGGCGGAGCGATTGCCCCAAGATGAGGTGATTTACTTTCTCCTGCCCGATCGCTTCGATGACGCAGACCCGCGGAACAACCGAGGGGGGCTAACCGGCGATGCCCTGCGCCACGGCTACGACCCCGCCCACAAGGGCTTCTATCACGGTGGGGACTTGGCGGGGGTTACGCGCCGCCTCGACTACCTCGCCGGCCTGGGCGTCACCGCCATCTGGCTGGCGCCCGTCTATCGCAACCGGCCTGTGCAGGGTGCGCCGGGGGAAGAGTCCGCTGGCTATCACGGCTACTGGATTACAGACTTCACCGATGTCGATCCGCACTTCGGCACCCGTGAGGCCCTGCGCGAGCTCGTCGACGCCGCCCACGCTCGGGAGATGAAGGTCTACGCCGATATCATCACCAACCACACGGCCGACGTCATCGCGTACCGTGAATGCCACGACCCCGAGTACCGCGGCGCCGACCGGGTCGCCACGGGGCGCTGTGCCTACCGCTCCCTCGCCGATTACCCTTACACCACGCGCGGGGCGGCCGACGGCGCGCCGATCAACGATGGGTTCATGGCGGACGGCCCCGCCTGGGCGACCGATGAGCATTGGGCCCGCCTCAATCGCCCCGATTACGCCTACACCCCGTACGTGCCGCCGCAGCAACGTGGCGTGAAGCGGCCTGAATGGCTGAATGACGTGCGCTACTACCACAACCGCGGCGAGACCACCTTCGAGGGCGAGAACTCTCGCTACGGTGACTTCGCGGGTCTCGACGATTTGATGACCGAGCATCCGCGCGTTGTTCGCGGCTTCATCGAGATCTACCAGCAGTGGATCACCGAGTTGCGTTTGGACGGGTTTCGCATCGACACGGCACGCCATGTGGGTGACGCATTCTGGCGGGCGTTCAACCCCGCTATGCGTGCGCACGCAGCCACCCTAGGGATCGATGACTTCTACATCTTTGGTGAAGTCTACGACCCGGATCCGGCCACGCTGGCGCGCTTTACTCGAAGCGGCGGCTTTCCCACGGTGCTGGACTTCGCCTTTCAGCGCGCGGTGCGAGACGTGCTGGTGGACGGTCAGCCAACCCACCGACTCTCTCGCTTGTTCGCTGCCGATGCCCTGTACAGAAACGGCGCTGAGACGGCGGCGCAGTTACCGACTTTCCTCGGCAATCACGACATGGGGCGCTTCGCCGGCTTTCTGCGCCAGCAGCTGCCCAAGGCCGGCGAGGGCGAGCTCCTCGGTCGCCTGGTGGCGGCGAATGCGCTCCTGTTCTTCGCTCGGGGCGTACCCGTGATCTACTATGGCGACGAACAGGGCTTCGTGAGCGACGGCAACGATCAGGACGCCCGCGAAGACATGTTTCCGAGTCGAGTCGACATCTACAACGACAACGAACTGCTCGGCACCGAACGCACGACGGCCGATGACAACTTCGATTCACAGCATCCTCTGTACCGAGCGCTCTCCCATATGGCGCGCCTGTACCATGGCCACCCGACCCTGCGTCGCGGGCAGCAGGTACTGCGGCTCACTGAGCTCGATGGCGGTGTGGTGGCCCTGTCCCGGCACCACGGCGACGAGGAGTATTTGGTGGCGATAAACACGCGCAACGAGTCGCGTGAGGTGAGTGTGGCCGTGGCGCCTGAGTCTCGCGAATGGCGAGCGGTCCACGGTGAGTGTCCGCAGGCGGTGCAGGCGACGGCGAGCCTCCCCCTGAGGCTCGCGCCATTCGCCTACACGATCTGCGCATCGACGGTCGCCGCGAGCAGCCGCCGATGA
- a CDS encoding glycoside hydrolase family 97 protein encodes MPPRLASSSLALLLVLTALAAHSQQAGSAPLAPAERAVVRSPDGQIVVMLEAADGRPAYTVYYRGAELLGRSRLGLRFAQRAGLDEGFVLGEVTHRTERGEWEQPWGERRLVSFAFAEITARFVSERNDDRHFAVRVRAYDDGIGLRYLVGPQAVGPSARVTDELTEFRVPGDATAWWIEAGLPNRQEYLYRTTPVSEVTRAHTPITMRTSDGVHLSIHEAALVDYAGMYLKQVRDGQFEAELFPWHDGTKVHVEGPFKSPWRTIQIAPDAPSLIDSDLILNLNEPNKLGDVGAWVKPGKYIGIWWAMHIRDRTWGRDGIHGATTQEAMRYIDFAAKHGFDGVLIEGWNLGWDGDWYHNGDVFSFTEPYPDFDIEAITRYGHERGVRLIGHHETSGNVSNYEAQLEAAFALYAKLGVRQVKTGYVADAGDIKRLDMQGIARYEWHNGQFMARHHLRVLESAARHRISINSHEPIRDTGLRRTYPNWLAREGARGQEYNAWGIPPNPPEHTAILPWTRMLSGPMDFTPGIFELRPNEQPPVDPSMPRPDTRSRIETTLAKQLALYVVLYSPIQMAADLPEHYEARPDAFQFIEDVPTDWEQSITLAGAVGDYIATARRQRGGEDWFIGALTDEHARSLSLSLDFLKDGARYTAQIYRDGADAHWEHNPTSLAVESREIRRGDVLRLPLAAGGGAAVRLRYDGR; translated from the coding sequence ATGCCGCCTCGCCTCGCTAGTTCGTCCTTGGCACTGCTGTTGGTGTTGACCGCGCTTGCGGCCCATTCACAGCAGGCGGGTTCCGCTCCGCTAGCGCCGGCGGAGCGCGCTGTCGTGCGCTCGCCGGATGGGCAGATCGTCGTCATGCTGGAGGCGGCGGACGGCAGGCCCGCCTACACGGTGTACTACCGAGGGGCCGAGCTGCTGGGCCGCTCTCGCCTCGGCTTGCGCTTTGCGCAACGCGCCGGGCTCGACGAGGGTTTTGTCTTAGGCGAGGTCACGCACCGTACGGAGCGCGGCGAATGGGAGCAGCCGTGGGGCGAGCGGCGCCTCGTGAGCTTCGCCTTCGCCGAGATCACGGCGCGCTTCGTCAGCGAGCGCAACGATGATCGGCACTTCGCCGTTCGCGTGCGGGCGTACGACGATGGCATCGGCCTGCGCTACCTCGTGGGTCCACAGGCAGTAGGCCCCTCAGCGCGAGTCACCGACGAGTTGACCGAATTCCGCGTACCGGGCGATGCGACCGCCTGGTGGATCGAGGCAGGTCTACCGAACCGACAGGAATACCTCTACCGCACGACGCCCGTGAGCGAGGTAACGCGAGCCCACACGCCCATCACTATGCGCACCAGCGACGGCGTGCATTTGTCTATCCATGAGGCCGCCCTCGTCGACTACGCGGGTATGTACCTGAAGCAGGTACGCGACGGCCAGTTCGAGGCAGAACTCTTCCCCTGGCACGACGGCACCAAGGTGCACGTGGAGGGTCCGTTCAAAAGCCCCTGGCGCACGATCCAGATCGCTCCCGACGCGCCCAGCCTCATTGACTCCGACCTGATCCTGAACCTGAACGAGCCTAATAAGCTCGGTGATGTCGGCGCTTGGGTAAAGCCCGGTAAGTACATCGGTATCTGGTGGGCGATGCACATCCGCGACCGCACCTGGGGCCGCGACGGCATCCACGGGGCGACCACGCAAGAGGCCATGCGCTACATCGACTTCGCCGCCAAACACGGCTTCGACGGAGTGCTTATCGAGGGCTGGAACCTAGGCTGGGATGGGGACTGGTACCACAACGGGGACGTGTTCAGCTTTACCGAGCCCTACCCGGACTTCGACATCGAGGCGATCACCCGCTATGGCCACGAGCGCGGTGTAAGGCTTATCGGCCATCACGAGACCTCCGGCAACGTGAGCAACTATGAGGCACAGCTGGAAGCGGCCTTCGCCCTGTACGCGAAGCTGGGCGTGCGCCAAGTAAAGACCGGCTACGTGGCAGACGCGGGAGACATCAAGCGTCTCGACATGCAGGGTATCGCCCGCTACGAGTGGCACAACGGTCAATTCATGGCGCGCCACCACCTGCGCGTTTTAGAGAGTGCCGCGCGCCACAGAATCTCGATCAACTCTCACGAGCCCATCCGCGATACGGGCCTTCGCCGTACCTACCCGAATTGGTTGGCTCGGGAAGGGGCGCGCGGCCAAGAGTACAACGCATGGGGCATCCCACCGAACCCACCTGAACACACGGCGATCCTGCCGTGGACACGCATGCTATCGGGTCCGATGGACTTCACCCCGGGCATTTTTGAGCTGCGACCCAACGAGCAGCCACCGGTCGATCCATCCATGCCGCGGCCGGACACGCGCAGCCGCATCGAGACGACGCTCGCCAAGCAGCTCGCCCTGTACGTGGTGCTGTACAGCCCCATTCAGATGGCCGCTGATCTCCCCGAGCACTACGAGGCACGTCCGGATGCGTTTCAATTCATCGAGGACGTGCCAACTGATTGGGAGCAGAGCATTACGCTTGCAGGCGCCGTGGGCGACTACATCGCGACGGCCCGCCGCCAGCGCGGCGGCGAGGACTGGTTCATCGGCGCGCTCACCGATGAGCACGCCCGGTCACTCAGCCTAAGCCTGGACTTCCTGAAGGACGGTGCGCGCTACACGGCGCAAATCTACCGCGACGGCGCCGACGCGCACTGGGAGCACAACCCGACATCTCTCGCGGTGGAATCCCGCGAGATCCGTCGGGGAGACGTGCTGCGCTTGCCCCTCGCCGCCGGCGGCGGCGCAGCCGTGCGCCTTCGCTACGACGGTCGCTGA